In the Hydractinia symbiolongicarpus strain clone_291-10 chromosome 13, HSymV2.1, whole genome shotgun sequence genome, GTCTTTTGCGAACAAATATTTACGCATATTTGTTGGCAAAGGGTttatagttttgaaaactaaaatctGTATACAGGAGTTAAATAAGATTTTGGTATGTTTTCTCATTaacataattcttttttaattaactgTTACATGAAATAggcaaaaatggtaaaaatttcTATGTTAGGGATGACTTCCTTTGGTTAGGTGCTTAAGCTTCAAATTTAACTGTAAAAACGATCTTTTTCAATTTAACGTCACTAAAAAAATTTCCGTTTACGTAAAGTGATCTAAAAATAGCCACAAAGTTGGCAAAAAAATCGGACTTAAATGGAGTATGACAAATAGTTATTCGTGCGCAGGAATTTAGGTATTGTTGAAAAGTTTGTCAggttaaacaaaaattttcaatGTGTATTTATACTCAGATCCGGTGTGGAATTAAAActgtaaacataaaataaaatggaggcaacaaattattattttaacacCTCTGGTAATGCCttcaaagaaataatatttgctttttatgctttttaaaaaatattgaactgtactttgttttctctttttgcCATACAGTGACAAAAAATATGATGTCAGCATGCTCAAAATAAACTTCAATATTTCACAATAGTATAATtggtttaaaccattttttctTAAGCACTACATTCTCTTTAAAGAAGACACTTGCACTGGCACTGTAACGTAAACAAATTTGCAGGTCGAAGCAAATTAATGCATGCGCCTAAAATATATCTCGTGTAACCACGACATGCTAAATGTATTGCAACTTTTACAAGTTCTGTGTTTTTATAAAAGCATGTGAATTATAGTTGGACAAAACTTTACTTTTAACACACAATCTTTTAACTTTAGATTTCCATATTAATGCATTTTCTTTACAAATTCaattcaaaatcttttttttcccaACTGCGGCTGTTATTAAAGGGACTTAATTTCGTGTATTTTTTGGCTTTTTTGATCGCAATAGATTGCATTGTATGCGTCTCAAAAGAATTGCTCGTGTTCCCAAGCCTTAGTCTGAGAGTGacaaagcattttaaaatttgattctaGAAAGAGTAACAGGACAGAATTTAATTCACGTTAATTTTCGATTGAATTTCCCATGTCAATTTCTTTAATCACAACAAAAAACAGCATTTATTTCTTCCTACCAAAGACATTCTTTTCGTGCAATTGTCaattctaaattttattgacataaCGGTCTGAAATTTCTAACCACAATGTTAAGCTGAAACagactaaaaataaaatcagaaacTTCAAAAGATTACACATTAAGCAAACATTCGCTCTGTTTACGGTTTTATCAGCGTGTCGATGACATTCAAAATACTCTGAGAACCACACACTGTACACGACTCAAAAAATACCATAGTACGTTTTCTTCTTTAGTGATGCAAAACAGTGCTAAACATTTCACCCTAAATTGTTCCAACCGCTTACCAATTTTGCCGAAATTTCTTCCTTTAAGGGCTATTGATATTCTAAAGTTCTTAATACACGTTACTAAATAAGGCACAGAGCACACTTCTATTTTTAAAGCTTATTTtctacgaaaaaaaaaacaagttgataaTGATGTAgtcatgtaaaaatatttttaaccatTAAGTTTCGAATCTAGTTGTCATTACCTGTAATTGGAAGGTAATAGGAATAAAGGTATATATTATGATTCTTATAATTTATGCTCTGTATTTTTCCCCAATTTAAGctgtaaaaaactttttttttcagtttccaTGGCAACAGCAAACAAAGCTATTATTGAAAAAGAACGCAGCAGGCGAAACCCAACACATAGACGGGAGTTGGAGGCGCAGTTTCTAGCATCATTAAAAGTTGTAACGAATTTTCTACcacaaaaatcgttctgcaagtTATTGGACCACTTTTTAGAGGAACGGAATATCAGCTTTGTATCTTTCTTTCAAAAGTTTCCATTTAACAACTCGAAGGAAAAAGCGTGCAGAGATGTGAAGCTGAAGTACAAAAAGAACGCAAGAGAAGAAAAATCTTTAAGAGAAAAGGaccttgtgtttttatttactcGATTATACAATACTTTACCGTTGCCGTTTCAGTGCAACATACTAACAATGACTACGTTAAAACAAGTTGAAAAAGCGAGGCAGAGTCGACAAGAACATGCGAATGGAAAATACAGAAGTACATCTCAAATTTTGAATAGGCTTTTAATGAAAGATATGAGTGAATTCCCAAGAGGAGAGACTCAAAGAAAAGTCGGAAATTTAGTGAAGAAAACTGAAGATAAGCTAGCTCGTCAGCATGATATAATTCCGATCGCCCGACAGTGCAGCAAGTTAATACGAGAGCAAAACGCATACACCGACACGGTCAAATTCATAGTCCGAAAAACAAACCAAACCCAACCCAAAGTGATAGAGCGAAGAATACTACGTATTTTAAAGCGCGTTATGGAATACTACACGAAAGAACATGGCATTAAAACTGATATTGATCCATATTGGACTACGCGGGTTGATTCAATATTTCATGCCGTTGTAACGAATACAAAAATTCTCCGCACCAAGTATATCTTCTATACCAATGTATACTTACTACTACCAAATTCTGGTCCACGAAATGCTAACACTGTACTGTCAGCTTTATATCTTTatggaaaaaagaaattaaaaaagtatttaaacgcACACGTTCGTTTTGtacctttttttcaaaaacaaggAAAGGATGCAGTCAGACGCAATCTAATACCACAATCTATTTTTCCCGAATATATCACACCATATTTTGAAAGTCTGTCTCGACCGCAGCAATGTTTGATCGTGCAGATGCTGTCTGCGTATACGAAGAAAAGCAAGGAAGACATGGTTCAATATTTGCTTGACAATGGCCGAATTAAAAAAGCCATATGTGTACATGCACCAGATACTACCTCACAAAGCAAAACTAGTGAACGCACCAGGTTGATCGATAATACGAAAACGACTGTAGCAACCACTGCGTACAATTTAAAACAGAACATATCGTACGACAACGTCACGGCTACAGCAACAATGACAACGAAGGCGACGACAGTTGAGATTATGATGATAGTTTCGTTAACATTTGTATTAATCGCCGTCGTCGTGTTTTTCGTCATATGCGGTATGTTTTGTCACAGACGgcaaaaatataagcataaCCAAGCCACCTACGTCTCGACGTACGATAAAGAAACATCAGATTTGCATGCGTACTACGTAATTAAAGAAACTGCGAAGAACTGCCAACACTCCATTGGAGATGATATAAACGTATCCAGGGAGAACATAAACAATGACAACGCACTCAGTGATACAAGCAGTGACAGGAGCACTGATAGTAGCATTCTTGATGGATTTGACAAGTTTCACCCAGGTGTGAAACAAACAATCCAGAGTGAACAATCGCctaagaaatttttaaacgatTCGTTGTTTTTTTCGTCGCAAATAAACGTTGAAACATTTTCCAAGTCATTGTCAAACATTCCCAACACGGACAATCAATTACCAAATATAGACAACGATACGCCAAATATGGCTATCGATACTTCGGACATTGATACTTTAAGTTTAGATACGGAAATAACAAGCGTCAACGGCAATCAGCCATTGACGGAAGAAGAAGCGATCTCACCGGAGTCTCgtgtttaatatatatattagataacttatttatttagaaaacataaaagaaaaataactcTGAATTTTTCGTTGACCGCGAAGGGTGAACccgtatataaatttttaagcaaCTTATCTCTCAAAATGGAAAAGTTTTAATGGAAAACATACTTTAAGTAcaaaaacttttgcaaataaGCCTTATATTAAAAGATTTTGCGAATATAAATTTGCTGAATCGATGATCGTGAAAAGTTAACCTTAAAAGTTGATATTAATTATTaagtcctatacattttttatcgCGAATTGATAATCTTGTAAAGTTCGAGATTTAATTTAGGCAAAAACTCGAAAATTCCGCAAAAATTTCTACCTAGCGTAAGTTTTTTCTTGCGAAAGGTTTAGCCCGCGAAAGTGTTTCTAATCTTGTTTCTTGCTCTGCGGTCAAAAATGtggtttatgataaaaaaatggtCTGTACTTAAAGATTGCGGTCTGTTGTGAAAAATCTGCATAAAGTACCCGCGATTTCTTTGCCAACACTTAACTTTTGCATGTAATTAAGCGCTGAAACCTTAATTACACAAATACCTGGAACACATCTCGCAAATATAATTCCAGCGAAATAATCCTAACAATCCTTCTGTACAAATAAATCCAGCAGTTCATCCTTTCAAGGCGACTGCTTTGATCCACATTTTGTCTGTTACTGTTAGTCACTTTTTCTCTTGCAATTTTACAGAGGCATGTGGCCGAGGTTGTCAGGTTAATGTTTATAGTGACTCTCCCGCGATTATTGTCCAAAGAAGCAGTCGCAAAAATTGCGAAATTGTTCATCTCGAAAGGTAGTTTTATTGACACGAACAAAAAATGGAACGCTATTATGCCAAAACGGGAATTTTCACAAAGCGAATTGTGAATGGCGAATTTTGTCGGCGAATGTGCTCCGAAATATCTTTTTGATTTccacaagaaacaaaaaattatgtgGCGAATGACGCTCTGATGATTGCTTAAAAGTTTACAACGAAATATTTCGCCGTAGAAAATGTTTTGTACCATACGGCGAAGAGAATTTTTCGAAGCAAaatcaaaagaaacaaaacagcGCATGTTCCAGATACATTTCGCCGGCGAATTCGCTctgtgaaaatcccccttaacaAAATATTAAGCGCCGGAATCTGCTGCAGACACAAAATGTAGCAAACACATTCTTAAGGAGGTGGTTATtgcaaatatttaataaaaaaccaGACTGACGTTTTTGTACGGAACAACGACAAGCTGGTGTTATTAAACAATTCTAATCCCAAATACAAACatcttattttatttacatatttttttttcctgTTAGAAATATGAATGTTTTTACCTAGAGTCAGATAACTGCCACTCTTTAATGACCGTccgtttaaatttaaaaaaattcccacGTTCAAGTCGGTAATATACGATTGTATAGGGGCTGAGAGAATGACTCGGCTGTTTTTTTCAGGTAATATTCACAAATTTCTTTACAGGATGCCAACCGGAGGAAAAGTTTCTGGGTATCCCTATTTCAGAAAATCAAAATAGTAGGCACCAGTGGCTTATCGCGCCGCAGGCTAGCGTTGTTTGCAAGAGAAAAATTTCACCAGTCTTCAAAACCTTTCATCTACTTATAAGAAAACTAAGTTTATATGCTGCATTACTTTCTGTATTAACACGTAACTTCCCAGGAACATGTGAACATCTGTCTCATCGTTTGTTTACCTCATGcctccatttttaaatttttaactccCGCTATCAGAGCACGTATGAGCAACGTTTAGTTGAGTGATTCccgctgctgacatcagcatgctGAGGCCTTCGTCGCTATTATCATCGCATATTAAGCACATAAAAGGTTAATGGCAAAATAGACAACCCTGGATTTTTATAAACAAGCAAAATTTATATTACAATTTCAATTATCCCAAAATGGCGACCCCAACtgcaacaagacgtatgatatacgcaaacaacctcgccaaaaaagtgtaaaaaaagctgaagttagacacgacatattttgctattcggataggcaataatattgatagaaaatttctcgaaatttcaattttcgttaggtcagtctgtaaacacgtcctcgcgggcgagatagtaaaaagaaaaaaaaagtaaaaatagttaccaagatgagattcgaacacacgactactcccgtgtcggtgctcacagaggcaaaaatttccattcttgtaggacacatttgcgttttaatacaagccacgagcttgtaataatcaAACAAGTCGATAGTTGGTGGATAATTTCACGGTTTCGTCTGTCCCTTCTATATCGTATGTCGTGTTTCTGTAATACGACAtttttctcgcgcacaaacaCAAGCGGAATATGGGTATAAACAAACATTGTCGCGGAAAATATACCTTACTCCAGAAAATTAACAAGGCACAAAATTAACGATCACGAATAACACGAATGCCtataacaactttaaaaaaagatttaacttaaccagtttacaaaaagcataaaaaaagcACGAATCAGGATATTAAAGACACAATTCGATAGAGATGTCATCTTTATTTTGAGAATATGTTCATTGACAACCAGTTTTCTTTAAAACGTTTACAGCTGCATTCCAGCTTTAGGTGAACCGTATTAGGACTAATTTTACGTCTCGCGTGAAGCAAACATAGAGAacgaattattttttgttagtgTGAGTCTTGCAACGGCTAgaagaatatattttttgaaataaccCTTTTCAACATTCTAGATGTTTAAGTTACATTTTAATAAGGGACATTTAGTTGAGTTGGTTTTGTGCCTCGTTAATTTCCTGGAATAAGTTTACTTTCAAGATGTCAGGCGTAGATTTTGTgtgcttttctttaaaaaaaaagaaggctAATAAGTGATTCTGTCATTCTAACAGAAGGCAGTTAAAGAGTGTTAAAGCTAACCCAGCAACAATTTTAGGCTTTTTGCGTATTTTCTAACCTTTGCCCAAACTCACAACCCATTCACTTTATTCAATTCTCGATCAAATAAATCGTTCTGTAATTCACGTTTTCTCCAATTTTcaagatattttataaaaatcacaCAAACATAGGGCGACTTTAACTAGACTTCcttgtcaaaaaaatttattcttttaaaacagTACAATAATATTACTTTGAAACGATACTAAGGCTAAAATATCTAGTAACATATAAAGTATTGTTTAGCAGTATTTTGacattattaaaatcaaattatCGCCGACCATTTCTTATCAATATACCTTCTTTACTAGCTAtactttccaaaaaaaattaatgaatatAATTAAAGAATATAGTAAATTAAAGAATAtagtaaaaacaacaaacatttGTTCCCTTTACAGTTGACACAAAAAGCTGCGgtttataagaaattatacatAGGAATACAAAGACATTATAtttatagttaaaaaaaattaatgaatatAATTAAAGAATATAGTAAATTAAAGAATAtagtaaaaacaacaaacatttGTTCCCTTTACAGTTGACACAAAAAGCTGCGgtttataagaaattatacatAGGAATACAAAGACATTATATTTATAGTTAAAAAGGGAAACCGTAGGTGTTGAAAACAcaatttgcaatatttttctgctGTAAAGAATTCCGTAAAATAGACGTCATAAAAGAACAAGGCGTATACAGTGATATAACCATCATATAAAATATGAAATCGTCGTGATAAAGTTGTCCAATTCACAGTTAGGTTCTGACCAAAAATATGGCCACATTAAATTACTACACAATTTTAACAAATCCTAATTTAAGGAAAGGATAAATCCCTCAAAAAAAAGTGtcaaaaattttgacaaaaaaaaaaaaaaaaaaaaatccaattttaTAGTCATTCGTGAATATAAGTAGTtgtgtttttctgatttttctttAAACACGAACAAACTACGATGTACTTGTGGGTAGATATATGGCAACCTGGTCTTAACCAGCTTCATATCACTTTGGAGTGTGGGCTCTATTAAGACATGCTTAAAAAGGATTCAGTGAAATAAAGAAGTGAAGTTTCATGCAAGTCAGAAGAAGACAATTTGTGGTTGATTGaggtttttaacttaaaaatgaTTATAGGTTTTTATCGCATTGACACGATTTTTATTATAGCTAATCATGTTGATAGCTTGGCATGATATTAATTTGCGAACTTGCTTTTAATTCGAGGCTGCTGTGAATTCATATGTTTTTGCGAAAATGAGGTTACTGTGTTTTTAAACCAgatgttttcacatattttactCATGTGGAATTGAGATATCCATGCATGTCTCCTGCGTTAACAGAAACTTACTAGTAAGATTTAGGATTTTATCCGAGATCTTTTTAAAGCCGGTCGcgtctttcttcttcttcttcgaccGTTTTTAAGCAAATGCGCAATTTTATCAGTCACACCTAGCCCCATGCACGTTTCATACTTTATGAAACAATTGTACCTATTCTTTATTAAGACAGTATTATTTAATTCTTACAGTTAAATAAAGCAATAggaaattgtttcaattattttaATCAGACTGGGCCAAGTTTAGGGACAGGTTTTCGACAAACCGGCTTCGGTTTGGCACACGA is a window encoding:
- the LOC130623430 gene encoding uncharacterized protein LOC130623430; this encodes MVKIPSTRSHLLFLFFILVSMATANKAIIEKERSRRNPTHRRELEAQFLASLKVVTNFLPQKSFCKLLDHFLEERNISFVSFFQKFPFNNSKEKACRDVKLKYKKNAREEKSLREKDLVFLFTRLYNTLPLPFQCNILTMTTLKQVEKARQSRQEHANGKYRSTSQILNRLLMKDMSEFPRGETQRKVGNLVKKTEDKLARQHDIIPIARQCSKLIREQNAYTDTVKFIVRKTNQTQPKVIERRILRILKRVMEYYTKEHGIKTDIDPYWTTRVDSIFHAVVTNTKILRTKYIFYTNVYLLLPNSGPRNANTVLSALYLYGKKKLKKYLNAHVRFVPFFQKQGKDAVRRNLIPQSIFPEYITPYFESLSRPQQCLIVQMLSAYTKKSKEDMVQYLLDNGRIKKAICVHAPDTTSQSKTSERTRLIDNTKTTVATTAYNLKQNISYDNVTATATMTTKATTVEIMMIVSLTFVLIAVVVFFVICGMFCHRRQKYKHNQATYVSTYDKETSDLHAYYVIKETAKNCQHSIGDDINVSRENINNDNALSDTSSDRSTDSSILDGFDKFHPGVKQTIQSEQSPKKFLNDSLFFSSQINVETFSKSLSNIPNTDNQLPNIDNDTPNMAIDTSDIDTLSLDTEITSVNGNQPLTEEEAISPESRV